CAAATGATTTAATAGATATGATGAGAAAATAAATAGCTTTATTTTATGTGTGGGATTTACACACATCGTTTCACTTATTTAACTGACAGTCAATCCAATAATTTTGATCCCTTATTCGCTCTCGGCTTGGGTCGTACATATTATCGACTTCTTCCCATAATGGAGTTTTATTTGATAAAGCATTAATTACTTGAATTGGGGTACGGCCCGTTAGAGAACTGTGGGATCTAAGCCAATTATAATAAAATTGCCATTGCGATAGTAGGTTTGATAGGTCGGGATCTTTGATATCAACTGTGGAATAAAATTCATCAAGATCGGTTCGCTGTGTTCTTTCTACCTTTCCATTGAGATGTGGAGAACCTGGTTTAATAGGCCGAAATTTAATACCCCATTCCATTAATCTATCTTGAACGGAATAAGCAAAAAACTCTTTTCCTCTATCAGTTTGAATGCGCTGTATCGCAAATGGCATTTGTTCCAGCACTGTATCAAGAAATTTCAGGGTGTTGGTAGCAGTACGCCTTGGAAATAATTGAAGTACTTTAAATCTGCTACAATCATCTATCGCTGTGTATTGATAAATGCCTGGAGCTATTTTACAGACGTCCATTTGTACGCGATCACCCGGTATTGGTCGGTTATAGCGAGTTTGTCTTTTACGGTAGTATCGCTTAAGCTTTAAATACTGTTTATTATTCTTTTTAAGAATCTTATGAACAGTTGCAGTTGAGATGGAGACCCCATATAAACGTTTCATCTCACTAGCAATGCTCCGATGCCCTAAATTGCGGTTTGTCCTTAACTCCAGAATTCTCTGTTCGTCCTCTTTTGTTATTCTTTGGTGGATTTTATGTGGTCTTCTACTGAGGCCACTTAGACCATCAATACCAGATTCTTTAAATCGTTTAACCCATTTTCTCAGTGTCGGCCTAGTTATGCCGCACCTTAAACATACAACCCCTGCATTACCAATGGCCTCATAATGCTTTACCCATTCAAAGCGCCTTTTTACCTCATTTTTCATTACTGCTGATTTATGTTAGAATGTGGTAAAACGGGTAGTTCTACCAACATTTTAACATAAAGTTATTGAAAGGATCTGTATGAATCACACATATAAAAGATCAGCAATTTTCATTTTCTAAACTTTTATTATAATTTAAAAAAGTTATCTCCTTTACCTGTCTTGTATCATCTCAGTTTAAGCATAAACTAGTTTTTTTCAAAGGTTGATTTAAACATACGACTATAAAGTTTTACGGAAATTTACAAAAAACATTTAAAAAACATAGCAAGCTATACATCTTTCTAGGTAAGCTTTTGATCTCAGTATTCTTCGTTAAAAAGTTATTATAAAACTAAAATAAGCCATCTATTTCAAACAAAATTATAGCAAACCTAATTTTTCGCAAAGGTTATAACTTTGCTGCAAAAGTTATTATTTGAACGAAATTCAATAACACTCTAAAATTGATATTTTTAGAAACAAAATGTAATTTCTAATCTTTTTTATTGTAATGATCCTGAATAAAAGGAGTATGATTTTGGCTATTTAGCCTGTCCCTGACTTTTACTAATTCATTGCACTCATTTAAAGATAAAGAAGGCGAATGTAATTACTCATCCGCCTTCGAAATATAAGTCTAGAAAATAATATTAAAAAAAGCTGACTAATTAAGCTTTTCCAAATAAAGCTTTTTTAAGTGCTAATGCACCCTGTTCAGAAGAAAACTTTATTGCTTCTATATGATCCAACGGGTTTAATAATCCATAATCATGGATAAATCCGTTATAAGTCTGAATAGTTGTTGGTACACCTGCTTCATCTAATTTTCTTGCATACGCTAGTCCTTCGTCAAAAAGGATATCATTTTCCGCCAGTTGAACCAATGCAGGAGGTAATCCTCTTAATTGATCTAAAGAAGCATTGAAAGGTGTTGCGTAATACTCTTTTCTTGTTTCGAGATCGGGTAAATAATTATCCCACATCCATTTCATCAATGGAGCTGTCAGGAATCTTCCTTCACCATATTTTTGCCAGGATTCACGTGTAAAATCAGCGTCCGCTACAGGCCACAATAATAACTGAAATTTTATCTCCGGGCCACCTTTATCCTTAGCCATATGACAAAGTACCGCCGTCATATTCCCACCTACGCTATTTCCGGCAGCAGCCATATTTTTACCGTCTACTCCGATTTCAGCGCCATTTTCTGACACCCATTTTGTGGCAGCATAGATCTGATTGATCGCTACAGGGTATTGAGCTTCCGGAGATGGTGTATAGTCAGTAAATACAGCAGCAGCTCCGCTATTTACAACAAGATCTCTAACCAGCCTTCTATGAGTAGGATAATCACCCAATATCCAACCTCCACCATGCGTAAACATAAATACCGGAAGGTTTTCCGAAGTTGAGTTTGCAGGTTTAACAATATGAATATTTACCGTAATACCATCCTGTGTAATTTCTCTTTCTGTCTCAATGATCCCTGAGTAATCCACCTCTACAGATTTTTGGGCATCCACTAACACCTGTCTTGCCTGCTGGGGTGTCAAGGTTTCCAAGGGACTCCCCCCACTGTTATTCAATGCATTTAGAAATTCTCTGATCCCCGAAAGGATTTGCGGATCGTTTTCCGCTTTAATGTTTGATGCCATAATTAAAATTTTAATGATTAATTATAAATTTATTTGGCTTATACAAGCCTGAAAGTATATTATTTATCAAGTTCTTTAGCAACAACTTGTGCCATTTCTTTTGAACTGAAGGGGTTTTGTCCTGTAATCAGGTTCCCATCCACTATAACATTGGACGTCATGGGAATACATGCTTTTTTCAGATCTGCACCACGTTCAACAATTGAAGCTTCAAGATTAAAAGGAACCTCCCTTTTTCTTCTGGCGATGGTCTCCTCGAACCAATCAAACCCAGTCATTGATTTTCTCGTAATCAGATAAGTTCCGTCTGAAAGCTTTACATTAATCAATCCTCCCACTCCGTGGCAAATAGCAGCAACCATTTTTCCACTTTCGTACTGCTTTCTGATTATATTTTGTATAATAATATCATCGGGGAAATCATACATGGTCGCATGACCACCTGCGAGATATACACAATCAAAATCTTCATTTTGAACTTCCAGCAAATTCCTTGATTGATTGAGGTCGTTCATAAAAGCAGTGTTTTCGTAATATGATCTTGAAATCTTGTCCAATACAAGAGGTTTTAAGCTCTCGGGGTCAATGGGAACATGTCCTCCTTTAGGACTTGCTATGGTGACCACCCATCCTTTTTCTTTTGCTGTGTGGTAGATATGGGTAAGCTCACTCAACCATAGACCGGTTTCTAAACCACTTTTATAATGTCCGGTATTGGTTACAACCAGAAGGATTTTTTTCATTTTATATTTTTTTTCTGTCATTTAAAGTTACTGATAAATGAATGGACATCAGTAACCAAATCATGGAAGATTGTAACCGAATCTCTGTTAGAAAAAATGATGGATGTAGAACCGCATTCCTTAGTTATCTCTTTATATATACTTCGTTAAACGGAACCCTACAGCGTTCACCCCAAATTCCTTCATTCCCTTTTCTTATTCCGCAGGAGACGACCATATTCACTTCTGCTCCGCGAGGTAGACCCAATACTTTTTTTAATACCTTGCTATCAAAACCTTCCAATGGACAGGTATCATATCCTTCATTTGCCATGGCGATCATAAAAGTCTGAGCTGCCAGAGCACAGGATTTATGAACCACCACTCGCATATCATTCTCAGACACCTCTCTTGTAATGGTTCTAAACACCCCTATAGTTCCTGTCAATAATTTTCTAAAACTTCCCAATAAGCCAAAGAAACGTCCATATAATAAGGGCATGATCTTCCCATAATATAATTCTCTGTCCTTGATCCGTTTTTCCTGCCGCTCAACAGGACTATTGCGTCTGATGTTTCCTTTTTCAAAATTCAGTACAAATTTTGCCCTTTTGCGAAACAGATCACGCCTTGTGACAAAAACCACGATCTGCGCTGCTGTTGAAGTGGCAGTCTGATCCAGACAAGCTCTGGAAACCTTAGATAACAGATCAGTATCTGTGATGTGATGAAACTCCCAAAGCTGCATATTGGAACTACTTGGAGCTAAAGCTGCCAATTGAAGGCATGCTCTGATTTTTTCATCCTCTAGAGCTTTTTCCCGATCATAGACACGTACAGATCGTCTAAAGTCCATTACTTCTGATAAATTCATATCAATTATAGTTTTTACAATATGATCAAAATATCCTGACAAGAAATTAAAGTTTCTTGTCTCTAAACTGCTCCTTCTTAATTTGTGCTATTCCTTCTCTATAGGTAGTGACCTGAAATTCAGGAAAACGTTTTTTGAATTTTGTATCATCAAAAAGATTATCATACGAATATCTCGGAAGCAATTCCAATAGTTCTTTAACCTTAGGATTGAACCACGAACCTATCTTGAAAAGAAACTTTGGAACTACGTTATGTTTAAGCTTCTTGCCATAGATCCCGGATGCTATTTCTATAAACTCTTTATATGTCGGATGACTTTTGTCAACCGGCAGGTGCCATGTCTGACCGTAAGCATCAGGGGTATTTCCAATTAGCGCTGTGGCACGACTAGCATCCGGTGTCCAGATCAGGCTTCGTTTTTTACTGTCACTTAGAGGAACTTTTAAGGTTTTCCCTTCTTTTATGTTATTAAATACTAAGGTATTGGTAATACTCTGAGTTTTACCTGGACCATAAAACTCAGGTGCCCTACAGATCACCGCTTCAAGTGCTCCTGACTCAATTTCTTTCAACACCATATCTGCCATCTTTCTTCTTACCTTTGCTTTTCTTCCAAGCGGACTAAAAGGAGTATTTTCAGTAAGGTTCCTATCATCCTGTGGATACATATAAGTATTATCAAAGAATACCAGTTTAGTTCCATTGATTTTACAGGCATCAATCACATTTCTGAGAATCAATGGAAACTGTTGCTCCCATAGATCTGAACTGATCGGCAATCCAAGTGTAAAATACGCAATTTCACTCCCCTTTACAGCTTCAATGGCCTTCTCTTTTATGGATAGATCAGCTGAAAAAACCTCGTCGGTATCATTCACTTTGGTAGCTTCACGACTCACGATCCTAATTTCAGAGGTAAAATTTCTTTTTAACTCTTTTGCCAGTTCCTCACCAATCTGTCCATTGGCACCTAATATTGTTTGCATTTTTTTATCTTTTAAATTTATAGTACAAAATTCGGCCTTATCAGCCACAAAAAAGTATCCCAATCCATGGAGGTTGTAACATAATCTCTGTTACATCACCTTTTTTATCCAGTGCATTTTTTTATCGGTATAGGGCGGATATTTCAGATCCGGCTCACCCCAGGTAGCTTTGTCTATAACTGATTTTTGGTGAGAAAATGCAAGGAAACCGTATTCGCCGTGATAACTTCCGATTCCCGAATTCCCAATGCCGCCAAAAGGGAGATAATGGTTGGTAATATGCATCAAGGTATCGTTGATGACACCACCGCCGAAAGAAACCAGATGGAGAAGTCTTGTTTTTTCTTCTTCATTTTTTGTAAACAGATAGGCTGCTAAAGGTTTTTCTCCTTCAATGATCTTCTGCAAAATCTCATCATAATCGGTATAGCCAATGACCGGAAAAACAGGTCCAAAAATCTCCTCCTGCATTACGGCATCGTCCCAAGTAACATTATCCAAAACCGTAGGTTCGATATATAGAGTTTCTTCATTGGTTTTGCCACCATAGAAAATTTTGTCTTTATCGATAAGCGAAGAAACACGTTCAAAATTCCTTTTATTGATGATGCTGGTGAAATGCTCCGCACCATCTGAATAATTGAATTCCTCCAGCTTTTCTTTTATCAGCTGTAATAATTTCGGTTTCACCGATTCTTCTACCAGAAGATAATCAGGAGCAATGCAGGTCTGTCCACCATTTATAAACTTGCCCCAAACCAAACGCTTTGCAGCGACTTTCAAATCTGCCGTTTTAGTAACGATAGCTGGGGATTTACCGCCTAATTCAAGGACAACAGGAATAAGATTTTTTGCAGCCGCCTCATATACTATTTTTCCTACTTTCGGGCTTCCAGTAAAGAAAATTTTATCCCAGCGGAGTTTCAGAAGTTCGGTTGTTTCAGGAATCCCACCTGCCACCACATACAGATAATTGGATGGAAAATTATGATTAATTAACTCCTCTAGCAGATTCATTGTATTTTCGGGTAGCTCGCTGGGTTTCAGTACGCAGGTATTTCCCGCCGCGATAGCTGTAACCATGGGCAACAACGTGAGCTGCAAAGGATAATTCCATGCACCGATGACCAACGTTACACCCAATGCATCGTAATAAATATGACTGTTCCCGGGCTGCAAATTCAATGGTGTTTTTACTTTTTTAGGCTTACTAAGCTTATCCAGATTTTTCAGAAAAAAATCGATTTCATTATAAATAAGATTCAGTTCCGTTAAAAATGTATCGAATCTTCCTTTTCGAAAATCTTTATAAATCGCATCGTACATACGATTTTCATTTTTTTTCAGAATGGTTTTCAGCTTTTTCAATGTTTCCTTACGAAAGGTTATATCTTTTGTATGATGTGTATTGAAAAATGCTTTTTGTAATTGAAATATTTTGTCAAAATCCATTGCTTTAAATTTTAAGGTTGATTGAATTATTTTTTATCTTCCTGTACCAGTTCAGGCGTATATAATGCTGCCTGAAACTCCGGCTGGTAATCGTACTTAACCAGTTTATTTAAACCTAATGATCTGATAAAAGTTGACAAAGGACCATCAGAAAGATTTAATTGAATATCTTCAGCACTTTTACTGCTCGCTTTCTTTATGGCACGAACATCAGTATAACCATGTGTTAGCTGACCTTGTTTATTCAGATTGATGAAATTAGAACGCGTAATTTCCGGTGTTGATGCGGAAACATCCAGTTTTTCCCCTGCCATTGAAAAGTCAAAATTCCCTTTTTCATCGTAGTAATTAAACCTCAAACTATTACCCTCGTTTGTGTAATTGATAGGTATCAGCCATTTGGGCAAATTGTAACCGTAAACACCTCTCACTCTTGCCAACTCCGTATCTACCGGAAGTTTCAACACGTATCCCCACAGGTTCTTATCATTCAGCTCACCCATCAGCGAAATCAGCCCCCAATTGCTTCTACCCGGTTGTGTGGTTACAATAGAGATGGATAATTCGTTATAAAAATCGTTATCGCAGTAATGGTAAGCGTAAGATGTAATAGCTATCAATCCCTTGCCGGGCGTATAGGAAATTGGTTTTACCAAACCTTTAACCTTTTCCGGAATCAACTCTTTTATTTTTGCCATATCCGCCG
The window above is part of the Chryseobacterium sp. MA9 genome. Proteins encoded here:
- a CDS encoding alpha/beta hydrolase; its protein translation is MASNIKAENDPQILSGIREFLNALNNSGGSPLETLTPQQARQVLVDAQKSVEVDYSGIIETEREITQDGITVNIHIVKPANSTSENLPVFMFTHGGGWILGDYPTHRRLVRDLVVNSGAAAVFTDYTPSPEAQYPVAINQIYAATKWVSENGAEIGVDGKNMAAAGNSVGGNMTAVLCHMAKDKGGPEIKFQLLLWPVADADFTRESWQKYGEGRFLTAPLMKWMWDNYLPDLETRKEYYATPFNASLDQLRGLPPALVQLAENDILFDEGLAYARKLDEAGVPTTIQTYNGFIHDYGLLNPLDHIEAIKFSSEQGALALKKALFGKA
- a CDS encoding type 1 glutamine amidotransferase domain-containing protein, whose amino-acid sequence is MKKILLVVTNTGHYKSGLETGLWLSELTHIYHTAKEKGWVVTIASPKGGHVPIDPESLKPLVLDKISRSYYENTAFMNDLNQSRNLLEVQNEDFDCVYLAGGHATMYDFPDDIIIQNIIRKQYESGKMVAAICHGVGGLINVKLSDGTYLITRKSMTGFDWFEETIARRKREVPFNLEASIVERGADLKKACIPMTSNVIVDGNLITGQNPFSSKEMAQVVAKELDK
- a CDS encoding nitroreductase family protein produces the protein MNLSEVMDFRRSVRVYDREKALEDEKIRACLQLAALAPSSSNMQLWEFHHITDTDLLSKVSRACLDQTATSTAAQIVVFVTRRDLFRKRAKFVLNFEKGNIRRNSPVERQEKRIKDRELYYGKIMPLLYGRFFGLLGSFRKLLTGTIGVFRTITREVSENDMRVVVHKSCALAAQTFMIAMANEGYDTCPLEGFDSKVLKKVLGLPRGAEVNMVVSCGIRKGNEGIWGERCRVPFNEVYIKR
- a CDS encoding NAD-dependent epimerase/dehydratase family protein, yielding MQTILGANGQIGEELAKELKRNFTSEIRIVSREATKVNDTDEVFSADLSIKEKAIEAVKGSEIAYFTLGLPISSDLWEQQFPLILRNVIDACKINGTKLVFFDNTYMYPQDDRNLTENTPFSPLGRKAKVRRKMADMVLKEIESGALEAVICRAPEFYGPGKTQSITNTLVFNNIKEGKTLKVPLSDSKKRSLIWTPDASRATALIGNTPDAYGQTWHLPVDKSHPTYKEFIEIASGIYGKKLKHNVVPKFLFKIGSWFNPKVKELLELLPRYSYDNLFDDTKFKKRFPEFQVTTYREGIAQIKKEQFRDKKL
- a CDS encoding aldehyde dehydrogenase family protein, encoding MDFDKIFQLQKAFFNTHHTKDITFRKETLKKLKTILKKNENRMYDAIYKDFRKGRFDTFLTELNLIYNEIDFFLKNLDKLSKPKKVKTPLNLQPGNSHIYYDALGVTLVIGAWNYPLQLTLLPMVTAIAAGNTCVLKPSELPENTMNLLEELINHNFPSNYLYVVAGGIPETTELLKLRWDKIFFTGSPKVGKIVYEAAAKNLIPVVLELGGKSPAIVTKTADLKVAAKRLVWGKFINGGQTCIAPDYLLVEESVKPKLLQLIKEKLEEFNYSDGAEHFTSIINKRNFERVSSLIDKDKIFYGGKTNEETLYIEPTVLDNVTWDDAVMQEEIFGPVFPVIGYTDYDEILQKIIEGEKPLAAYLFTKNEEEKTRLLHLVSFGGGVINDTLMHITNHYLPFGGIGNSGIGSYHGEYGFLAFSHQKSVIDKATWGEPDLKYPPYTDKKMHWIKKVM
- a CDS encoding acetoacetate decarboxylase (ADC): MKNLKILAIVVIIAIILLFAPGFFLSKAVVNTASNKESVQPKTNNPTDKDTLIELAGQKMPVLKGGLFDRFHSNSPMDIVAKERPDIDLSWFKTIQKQKKEVGFTTYSPNFYYSNSSITAIYTADMAKIKELIPEKVKGLVKPISYTPGKGLIAITSYAYHYCDNDFYNELSISIVTTQPGRSNWGLISLMGELNDKNLWGYVLKLPVDTELARVRGVYGYNLPKWLIPINYTNEGNSLRFNYYDEKGNFDFSMAGEKLDVSASTPEITRSNFINLNKQGQLTHGYTDVRAIKKASSKSAEDIQLNLSDGPLSTFIRSLGLNKLVKYDYQPEFQAALYTPELVQEDKK